The genomic segment ATTAACATGCCGGAAATGACTGTTATCTTCTCCTGTATCGAACTTTTCATAAATATCTTTTCGAATAGCCGTAACCGAAAGTGGCAAGTAAGCGCTCGTTAGTCCCTTTGCCATCGTAATAATGTCCGGTTTCAACTTAAAATGCTGATGACCAAAGTCTTTCCCAGTTCTGCCGAATCCACAAATGACTTCATCAACAATTAGCAGTACACCGTGGCGTGTACAGATTTCCTGAACCTTTTCCAAGTAGATTGGATGTGGGATGAGTATACCGCCTCCTGTAATAAGCGGTTCCATAATAATCCCAGCGATTGTTTCCTTCTGTTCCCAAATGATTTTCTCTTCAAACTCTTGGGCACGTTGTATGTTGTACTCCTCAATTGACTGTCCCGCAGGTCTGCGGTAATTGTCCGGAGGGGCGATGTGCAAGAACCCCGGTGCAAGTGCCTCATACTTGTATTTCCGCAGTGCTTGCCCTGTTGCTGCCAGTGCCCCCATGGAGCTCCCATGATACGCACGATAGCGGGAAATGAATTTGTAGCGTGACGGTTCCCCATTTTGCTGATGGTATTGACGCGCAAGTTTAAACGCTACTTCGTTCGCATCGGATCCGCTGTTTGAGTAAAATATTTTATAGTCACCACCAAGCATTTCATTCAACTTTTCTGCAAGCAGAATAGCAGGCTCATGACTTTGGGTCATCGGTGCATAGGCCATCTTTTTCATCTGATCATAGGCAGCTTGCGCTAGCTCCTCACGACCATAACCGACATTC from the Sporosarcina psychrophila genome contains:
- a CDS encoding aspartate aminotransferase family protein — protein: MTTAKETTGSLVEKDRENVWHHISSYNEKNPPMVVESGEGAWITDHNGNRYLDGMSGLWCVNVGYGREELAQAAYDQMKKMAYAPMTQSHEPAILLAEKLNEMLGGDYKIFYSNSGSDANEVAFKLARQYHQQNGEPSRYKFISRYRAYHGSSMGALAATGQALRKYKYEALAPGFLHIAPPDNYRRPAGQSIEEYNIQRAQEFEEKIIWEQKETIAGIIMEPLITGGGILIPHPIYLEKVQEICTRHGVLLIVDEVICGFGRTGKDFGHQHFKLKPDIITMAKGLTSAYLPLSVTAIRKDIYEKFDTGEDNSHFRHVNTFGGNPAACAVALKNLEIIERENLVERSAELGERLLKELACLLDHPFVGDIRGLGFLLGIELVENKETKEPAANARVAKIIGECKANGLIIGRNGDTVAGYNNILALSPPLSCTDEDVDFIIAVMKKVFNENA